The proteins below come from a single Malus sylvestris chromosome 3, drMalSylv7.2, whole genome shotgun sequence genomic window:
- the LOC126615208 gene encoding F-box/WD-40 repeat-containing protein At5g21040-like — translation MEFECQVSTQVSKNLADSVENSFRQQTESSRFNSNPEAENFSISGQTLDSYPEKEETSIPKSTPIKKPNSDSCGLKQLLRSDVLVNSRRTITDLPPALLSEILNCLDPKELGIASCVSAYLCKVASEHHVWKDFYCERWGTPTLPTPLGKGVSDETSWKEFFVEREFRSKTFMGRYSIDVMYGHTEAVQTVFLLASAKLIFTAGYDQTVKMWKMEEGLLIASSRSLGCTIRAVAGDTKLLVAGGTDGFIQCWRAVEGFPHLFDIKGPQNQNTEFRLWEHEGPITSLALDLTRIYSGSWDMTVRVWDRFSLKCEKILRHSDWVWELVPWDLTVASASGSDVYIWDTSSGRLMTIIHNAHVGNTYSLARNLTGDFLFSGGDDGAIHMYEITSHGLETDALLVATWVPHSGRVYSLAFEFPWLVSASADGKLSLIDVRKLLRTRKRASEKGFSCIKHVDPSTVEPPQRMLHGFAKNLVSVDIGADRIVCGGEEGVVRIWNFTEALEIERRVCASRAMRLENRMRRRMLHLENSSRASRNDQCSVAAKKNPVTGDRSGWLSKRALSGKVKL, via the coding sequence ATGGAATTCGAATGCCAAGTGAGTACTCAGGTTTCTAAGAATTTGGCAGACTCTGTAGAAAATTCGTTTCGACAGCAAACTGAATCGAGTCGATTCAATTCTAACCCTGAAGCCGAAAACTTTAGCATTTCAGGACAAACATTAGATTCGTATCCTGAAAAGGAAGAAACTTCAATTCCAAAATCCACACCAATCAAGAAGCCAAACTCGGACTCTTGTGGTTTGAAACAGTTGTTGCGTAGCGATGTCCTTGTTAATTCTCGTAGAACAATCACCGATCTTCCTCCAGCTTTGTTATCTGAAATTCTGAATTGCCTTGACCCAAAAGAGCTAGGCATAGCTTCATGTGTATCAGCTTATCTCTGTAAGGTTGCATCTGAGCACCATGTTTGGAAGGATTTTTATTGTGAGAGGTGGGGAACTCCCACACTTCCAACACCTTTGGGAAAGGGAGTCTCTGACGAGACATCGTGGAAGGAGTTTTTTGTTGAAAGGGAGTTTAGGAGTAAGACCTTTATGGGACGTTATAGCATTGACGTTATGTATGGTCATACTGAAGCTGTTCAAACAGTTTTCCTTTTGGCTTCCGCAAAGCTCATATTTACTGCTGGGTATGACCAAACTGTAAAAATGTGGAAGATGGAAGAAGGATTATTGATTGCTTCTTCAAGATCTCTTGGTTGCACTATTCGTGCAGTTGCTGGAGATACAAAACTCCTGGTCGCCGGTGGTACTGATGGGTTTATCCAGTGTTGGAGGGCAGTGGAGGGCTTTCCACACTTGTTTGATATTAAGGGTCCTCAAAACCAGAATACCGAGTTTCGGCTATGGGAGCATGAGGGGCCCATAACTTCTCTTGCTTTGGATTTGACTAGGATTTATAGTGGTTCCTGGGACATGACTGTTCGTGTATGGGATCGGTTTTCACTCAAGTGTGAGAAGATTTTGAGGCACAGTGATTGGGTATGGGAACTTGTGCCTTGGGATCTTACAGTTGCTAGCGCATCGGGTTCTGATGTTTATATTTGGGATACTAGTAGCGGGAGACTGATGACCATTATTCATAATGCTCATGTTGGTAATACCTACTCTTTGGCACGAAACCTCACAGGGGattttctattttctggagGGGATGACGGTGCAATACACATGTATGAAATCACTAGTCATGGTCTCGAGACTGATGCATTACTCGTTGCCACATGGGTTCCTCACTCAGGCCGTGTCTATTCCCTTGCATTTGAGTTTCCATGGCTTGTTTCTGCATCTGCTGATGGGAAACTCTCACTAATTGATGTGAGAAAGCTTCTAAGGACTAGAAAGCGTGCTTCAGAAAAGGGTTTTTCATGTATTAAGCATGTGGATCCAAGTACTGTGGAACCTCCACAGAGGATGTTACATGGTTTTGCGAAAAATCTTGTGTCAGTGGACATTGGTGCTGATCGTATTGTATGTGGAGGTGAGGAAGGTGTTGTTAGGATATGGAACTTCACAGAAGCTTTGGAGATTGAGCGGAGGGTTTGTGCTTCAAGAGCAATGCGGTTGGAGAATAGGATGAGGCGGCGTATGCTCCATTTAGAGAATAGCAGCAGAGCCAGTCGGAATGATCAATGTTCGGTTGCAGCCAAGAAGAACCCAGTCACTGGTGACAGGAGTGGTTGGCTCAGTAAACGTGCGTTGAGCGGGAAGGTGAAGTTATAG